One segment of Pandoraea pnomenusa DNA contains the following:
- the lolA gene encoding outer membrane lipoprotein chaperone LolA, with product MTNMLGFKRGLPIVVGAVGMTLAAWVAPAFASGTAQLKAFAAQVKSARGEFEQKQVKGQQDGTMKVTNAASGTFEFSRPGRFVWRYVKPYEQLLQADGETLYIYDKDLNQVTERKLGASLGASPAAILFGSNDIEKSFSLKDAGVKNGIDWVELKPKAQDTQFQRVGIGFRDGNLAAMELYDAFGNVTLLTFDKIQKNPPMPADHFKFTMPKGADLIKG from the coding sequence ATGACAAACATGCTGGGATTCAAACGAGGCCTGCCGATCGTGGTCGGTGCCGTGGGCATGACATTGGCGGCGTGGGTTGCTCCCGCTTTTGCGAGCGGCACGGCGCAACTCAAGGCGTTTGCCGCGCAGGTGAAGTCGGCGCGAGGCGAGTTCGAGCAGAAGCAGGTCAAGGGGCAGCAGGACGGCACGATGAAAGTGACGAATGCGGCATCGGGCACCTTCGAATTCTCTCGCCCGGGGCGCTTCGTCTGGCGTTACGTGAAGCCGTATGAGCAGCTGCTTCAGGCAGACGGCGAGACGCTTTACATCTACGACAAGGACCTGAACCAGGTGACCGAGCGCAAGCTGGGCGCGTCGCTGGGGGCTAGTCCGGCCGCCATTCTGTTCGGCAGCAACGACATCGAGAAAAGCTTTTCGCTCAAGGATGCCGGCGTGAAGAATGGCATCGACTGGGTCGAGCTCAAGCCCAAGGCCCAGGACACGCAGTTCCAGCGCGTTGGCATCGGGTTTCGCGATGGCAATCTGGCCGCGATGGAACTGTACGATGCGTTCGGCAACGTGACCCTGCTGACCTTCGACAAGATTCAGAAAAATCCGCCGATGCCTGCGGACCACTTCAAGTTCACCATGCCCAAGGGTGCCGACCTGATCAAGGGTTGA
- the trxB gene encoding thioredoxin-disulfide reductase yields the protein MSVAKHAKVLILGSGPAGYSAAVYAARANLNPVLITGIAQGGQLMTTTDVENWPGDPTGVQGPELMARMQAHAEHFNTEIIFDHIHTVHLNERPLRLIGDAGEYTADALIIATGASAQYLGLPSEEAFSGRGVSACATCDGFFYKGKEVCVVGGGNTAVEEALYLANIASKVTVIHRRDKFRAEPILIDRLLEKAKQGVVELKYDHVLDEVTGDDSGVTGVRIKNVKTGAHEDIALHGVFIAIGHKPNTDIFEGQLEMKNGYIVTHSGLNGNATATSVPGVFAAGDVQDHVYRQAITSAGTGCMAALDAQRYLENLDQ from the coding sequence ATGTCCGTCGCCAAGCACGCAAAAGTCCTGATTCTCGGTTCCGGCCCCGCCGGCTACAGCGCCGCCGTCTATGCCGCGCGCGCCAACCTCAACCCCGTGCTGATCACCGGGATCGCCCAGGGCGGCCAGTTGATGACCACCACGGACGTCGAGAACTGGCCCGGCGACCCGACCGGCGTGCAAGGCCCCGAACTCATGGCCCGCATGCAGGCCCACGCCGAGCACTTCAACACCGAGATAATCTTCGATCACATCCACACGGTGCACCTGAACGAGCGCCCGCTGCGCCTGATCGGCGACGCCGGCGAATACACCGCCGACGCCCTGATCATCGCCACCGGCGCCTCGGCCCAGTACCTGGGCCTGCCGTCCGAAGAGGCATTCTCGGGTCGCGGCGTGTCCGCCTGCGCCACGTGCGACGGTTTCTTCTACAAAGGCAAGGAAGTTTGCGTCGTCGGTGGCGGCAACACGGCCGTGGAAGAGGCGCTGTATCTGGCGAACATCGCCAGCAAGGTGACCGTGATCCACCGTCGCGACAAATTCCGCGCCGAACCGATTCTGATCGACCGTCTGCTGGAGAAAGCCAAGCAGGGCGTGGTCGAACTGAAATACGACCACGTGCTCGACGAAGTGACCGGCGATGACTCCGGCGTCACCGGCGTGCGCATCAAGAACGTGAAGACCGGCGCGCACGAGGACATCGCGCTGCACGGCGTGTTCATCGCCATCGGCCACAAGCCGAATACCGATATCTTCGAGGGTCAGCTCGAGATGAAGAACGGGTACATCGTCACGCACAGCGGCCTGAACGGCAACGCGACGGCGACCAGCGTGCCGGGCGTGTTCGCCGCCGGCGACGTGCAGGACCACGTCTACCGTCAAGCCATCACCAGCGCCGGCACGGGTTGCATGGC
- a CDS encoding DNA translocase FtsK yields the protein MTTKSSYSAGAGSSLPNRVTHLFHEIRWMAQVALMVFLLMALFSYSRLDPSWTHAAHVERIANWAGRVGAWVADMLLLTLGLSAYWLVVFIARRVVAGYRRISARREAPPLRERLASGGWVEIVSSLMVLLSSAGIESLRLYRLKAQLPRASGGVIGETVGGFFQHALGFTGGTLALLLIFAFGLSLLFHFSWLSAAEKLGALILDTGTVIRRRREARQDRRLGEEAAMAREGAVVQNRVRAEVHEPVQIVPPVKVVPKSERVEKEKQAPLFADLPDSILPPLALLDAAPAAQETVSAETLEFTSRLIEKKLKDFGVEVSVVAAYPGPVITRYEIEPATGVKGSQIVNLAKDLARSLSLVSIRVVETIPGKNFMGLELPNPRRQTVRLTEILGSEIYNDSSSLLTLALGKDIGGKPVVADLAKMPHLLVAGTTGSGKSVGINAMILSLLYKATAEQVRLILIDPKMLEMSMYEGIQHLLCPVVTDMRQAGHALNWVVAEMERRYKLMSKLGVRNLAGYNNKIDDATKREEHIPNPFSLTPEAPEPLQRLPYIVVVIDELADLMMVVGKKVEELIARIAQKARAAGIHLILATQRPSVDVITGLIKANVPTRVAFQVSSKIDSRTILDQQGAETLLGMGDMLYMPPGTGLPLRVHGAFVADDEVHRVVERLREQGEANYVEGILDGAAEGEDGGVDGAGGGTGEGGGESDPLYDQAVAVVLKQRRASISLVQRHLRIGYNRAARLLEQMEQSGVVSAMASNGNREILVPNREGE from the coding sequence ATGACGACGAAATCTTCTTACTCTGCTGGTGCCGGATCGTCGTTGCCCAATCGGGTGACGCACCTTTTCCATGAAATCCGCTGGATGGCGCAGGTCGCGCTGATGGTGTTCCTGTTGATGGCGTTGTTCTCGTACAGCCGTCTGGACCCCAGCTGGACACATGCGGCGCACGTGGAGCGCATCGCCAACTGGGCGGGGCGCGTGGGCGCGTGGGTGGCCGACATGCTGCTGCTCACCCTCGGCCTGTCCGCCTACTGGCTGGTCGTGTTCATTGCCCGGCGCGTCGTCGCCGGCTACCGGCGAATTTCCGCCCGGCGCGAGGCGCCGCCGCTGCGAGAGCGGCTGGCAAGCGGCGGTTGGGTGGAAATCGTCTCTTCCCTGATGGTGCTGCTCTCCAGCGCCGGCATCGAATCGCTGCGCCTGTACCGCCTCAAGGCCCAATTGCCGCGCGCATCCGGCGGTGTGATCGGCGAGACTGTCGGCGGCTTCTTCCAGCACGCGCTCGGCTTCACGGGCGGCACGCTGGCACTCCTGCTCATCTTCGCCTTCGGGCTGTCGTTGCTGTTCCATTTCTCGTGGCTGTCCGCCGCCGAGAAGCTCGGCGCGCTGATTCTCGATACTGGTACGGTGATTCGTCGTCGTCGCGAAGCGCGCCAGGATCGCCGTCTGGGCGAGGAGGCGGCAATGGCGCGCGAAGGCGCCGTCGTGCAGAACCGCGTGCGCGCCGAAGTGCACGAGCCGGTGCAGATCGTGCCGCCGGTCAAGGTCGTGCCCAAGAGCGAGCGCGTGGAGAAGGAGAAGCAGGCGCCGTTGTTTGCCGATCTGCCCGATTCGATCCTGCCGCCGCTCGCGCTGCTCGATGCCGCACCGGCCGCGCAGGAGACGGTGTCCGCCGAGACCCTGGAGTTCACCTCGCGCCTGATCGAGAAGAAGCTCAAGGACTTCGGCGTGGAGGTGAGCGTCGTGGCGGCCTATCCGGGGCCGGTCATCACGCGCTACGAAATCGAGCCGGCCACGGGGGTGAAGGGCAGTCAGATCGTGAACCTCGCGAAGGATCTGGCGCGCTCGCTCTCGTTGGTGTCGATCCGCGTGGTGGAGACCATTCCGGGCAAGAATTTCATGGGGCTGGAGCTGCCGAATCCGCGCCGCCAGACGGTGCGTCTGACGGAGATTCTGGGTTCCGAGATCTACAACGACTCCTCGTCGCTGCTGACGCTGGCGCTCGGCAAGGACATCGGCGGCAAGCCGGTCGTGGCCGATCTGGCCAAGATGCCTCACCTGCTCGTGGCCGGCACCACCGGTTCCGGCAAGTCGGTGGGGATCAACGCCATGATCCTGTCGCTGCTCTACAAGGCGACGGCCGAGCAGGTGCGCCTGATCCTGATCGATCCGAAGATGCTCGAAATGAGCATGTACGAAGGCATCCAGCATCTGTTGTGTCCGGTGGTCACCGACATGCGCCAGGCTGGCCATGCGCTGAACTGGGTCGTCGCGGAAATGGAGCGTCGCTACAAGCTCATGAGTAAGCTCGGCGTGCGCAACCTGGCCGGGTACAACAACAAGATCGACGACGCCACCAAGCGCGAAGAACATATTCCCAATCCCTTCTCGCTCACGCCGGAGGCGCCGGAGCCGTTGCAGCGTCTGCCGTATATCGTCGTGGTGATCGACGAGCTGGCGGACCTGATGATGGTTGTCGGCAAGAAGGTCGAAGAGTTGATCGCGCGTATCGCGCAAAAGGCGCGGGCGGCGGGCATTCACCTGATTCTGGCCACGCAGCGACCCTCGGTCGACGTGATCACCGGGTTGATCAAGGCGAACGTGCCGACGCGCGTGGCGTTCCAGGTGTCCTCCAAGATCGACTCGCGCACCATTCTCGACCAGCAGGGGGCCGAAACGCTGCTGGGCATGGGCGACATGCTCTACATGCCGCCCGGTACCGGCTTGCCGCTGCGCGTGCATGGCGCGTTCGTGGCCGACGACGAGGTGCATCGCGTGGTCGAACGGCTCAGGGAGCAGGGCGAGGCGAACTACGTCGAAGGCATTCTGGACGGCGCCGCGGAAGGTGAGGATGGTGGCGTGGACGGGGCGGGCGGCGGAACCGGCGAGGGGGGCGGCGAGTCCGATCCCCTGTACGACCAGGCCGTGGCCGTGGTGCTCAAGCAGCGCCGGGCATCGATCTCGCTGGTGCAGCGGCATCTGCGTATCGGCTACAACCGCGCGGCGCGCCTGCTCGAACAGATGGAACAGTCCGGCGTCGTGTCGGCGATGGCGAGCAACGGCAACCGGGAGATCCTGGTGCCGAATCGCGAAGGAGAATGA